From Neisseria musculi, the proteins below share one genomic window:
- a CDS encoding type II toxin-antitoxin system HicB family antitoxin, translating to MLAYRYILTPDDNGTLLVTFPDIPEAVAVGEDEESAKIEAVDGLICALEGYFEDRREIPLPSENDGSQTVELPALETAKVLLLNEMLRQNVKKAEMARRLDVHMPQIDRLLDLRHNTKIDFLEKAAGKLGKRLNISFS from the coding sequence ATGTTGGCTTATCGCTATATTTTGACCCCCGACGACAACGGCACGCTGTTGGTAACGTTTCCCGATATTCCCGAGGCGGTGGCAGTGGGCGAAGACGAAGAATCAGCCAAAATCGAAGCTGTTGACGGCCTGATTTGTGCTTTGGAAGGCTATTTTGAAGACCGCCGTGAAATTCCGCTGCCGTCTGAAAACGATGGTTCTCAAACAGTAGAACTGCCTGCGCTGGAAACGGCAAAGGTGCTGCTGCTGAATGAAATGTTGCGCCAAAACGTGAAAAAAGCGGAAATGGCACGCCGCTTGGATGTACATATGCCGCAGATTGACCGCCTGCTTGATTTGCGCCACAATACGAAAATCGATTTTTTGGAAAAAGCAGCCGGAAAACTCGGCAAGCGTTTGAATATCAGCTTTTCTTAA
- a CDS encoding type II toxin-antitoxin system HicA family toxin: MKYSEFRKWLLSQGVEFTTQKRGSHQLIRLGNKTSVFPNHGSKEIGTGLVLKIKKDLGLK, encoded by the coding sequence GTGAAATACAGCGAGTTCCGAAAATGGCTGCTCTCTCAGGGTGTAGAGTTTACCACGCAGAAACGCGGCAGCCACCAACTCATCAGATTAGGTAATAAAACATCGGTTTTCCCGAACCACGGCAGTAAAGAAATCGGTACGGGATTGGTTTTGAAAATCAAAAAAGACTTAGGTCTCAAATAA
- a CDS encoding DNA polymerase III, producing MNTEQLELKRNSIAHGLAFLGTALLQIGELKSEESEQLGCLLLCLSEYAQSLEE from the coding sequence ATGAATACCGAACAACTGGAACTTAAACGCAACAGCATTGCACACGGCTTGGCATTTTTAGGCACGGCTCTCTTGCAAATCGGCGAACTGAAATCAGAAGAGTCCGAACAACTGGGCTGCCTGCTGCTCTGCCTGTCAGAATACGCGCAATCGCTGGAAGAATGA
- a CDS encoding BRO-N domain-containing protein produces the protein MNAPIQQFNPSQIAIIDHNGGKWLTAEQLGLALGFSDKRARDGVNNLYNRHLDEFQEKDSTTIKLMAVDGKMRETRIFSHSGCNLLSFFANTPNAKAFRAWAKEKLAEPDGFIAVDRETLQFNMARAGLLEQAYLKANPEMARLARYHNMGLNWDEKARLMGSSKDALRHHLKELDRLGIVAYNPDPKFARAGRLGSKARQEKRAFLQQQQSLSLEG, from the coding sequence ATGAATGCACCCATCCAACAATTCAACCCGTCCCAAATTGCCATTATCGACCACAACGGCGGTAAATGGCTGACCGCCGAACAGCTCGGTTTGGCTTTGGGCTTCTCCGACAAACGCGCCCGCGACGGCGTGAACAATCTCTACAACCGCCATCTTGATGAATTTCAAGAGAAAGATTCAACCACCATCAAATTGATGGCGGTTGATGGTAAGATGCGCGAAACCCGCATATTCTCCCATTCCGGCTGCAACCTGCTGAGCTTCTTCGCCAACACGCCCAACGCCAAAGCCTTCCGTGCATGGGCAAAGGAAAAGCTGGCCGAGCCGGACGGTTTTATCGCCGTTGACCGCGAAACACTGCAATTCAATATGGCGCGTGCCGGTCTGTTGGAACAAGCCTATCTGAAAGCCAACCCCGAGATGGCCAGACTTGCCCGTTATCACAATATGGGTTTGAACTGGGACGAGAAAGCCCGCCTGATGGGCAGCAGCAAAGACGCTTTGCGCCATCACCTGAAAGAACTCGACCGCTTGGGCATTGTCGCCTACAACCCCGACCCGAAATTCGCCCGCGCGGGCAGACTGGGCAGCAAGGCGCGGCAGGAAAAACGGGCGTTTCTGCAACAGCAACAGTCTTTGAGCTTGGAGGGTTAA
- a CDS encoding host-nuclease inhibitor Gam family protein, with translation MAKTTRIKQPAIEAAQDKAEVTAFIRKIGDLQREVKRLETEAGDKKAEIEEAYAAKAAPLCAEIMSLTERVAAYCEAHKDELTENGKTKTVDFVTGLIKWRIRPPSVKVTGVAAVLAWLSEKSAFAEFVRTKQEIDKDAILNQKERFADGQVPGIKIVSGMEDFVIEPTEQAL, from the coding sequence ATGGCTAAAACCACCCGAATCAAACAGCCCGCCATCGAAGCGGCGCAAGACAAAGCAGAAGTAACCGCGTTTATCCGCAAAATCGGCGATTTGCAGCGCGAAGTGAAACGCCTCGAAACCGAAGCCGGCGACAAGAAAGCCGAAATCGAAGAAGCCTATGCCGCCAAAGCCGCGCCGCTGTGTGCCGAAATCATGAGCCTGACCGAGCGCGTGGCCGCCTACTGCGAAGCGCATAAAGACGAGCTGACCGAAAACGGCAAAACCAAAACCGTGGACTTTGTTACCGGCCTGATTAAATGGCGTATCCGCCCGCCGTCGGTCAAAGTAACCGGCGTCGCCGCCGTGTTGGCGTGGCTCTCCGAAAAATCCGCCTTTGCCGAATTTGTGCGCACCAAACAAGAAATCGACAAAGACGCGATTTTGAACCAGAAAGAGCGTTTTGCAGACGGCCAAGTGCCGGGGATTAAGATTGTGAGCGGTATGGAGGATTTTGTCATCGAGCCGACGGAACAGGCTCTTTGA
- a CDS encoding class I SAM-dependent methyltransferase, whose translation MNAKVLDPCCGSRMMWFDKANKSAVFGDKRRETHLLKDRKYLRKLEISPDAVMDFTNLPFPDNTFLVVVFDPPHLEKAGEKSWLAKKYGVLGNDWREDLRKGFAECFRVLRPEGMLIFKWNENQIPVKDILALTDVEPLIGHVSMKHKQNQTQTHWITFFKEEM comes from the coding sequence ATGAATGCCAAAGTATTAGACCCCTGTTGTGGAAGCCGGATGATGTGGTTTGACAAAGCCAATAAGTCGGCAGTTTTTGGTGATAAGCGGCGGGAAACCCATCTTCTGAAAGACCGAAAATACCTACGAAAGCTGGAAATCTCCCCTGATGCGGTTATGGATTTTACCAATCTACCTTTCCCTGACAACACGTTTCTGGTGGTGGTTTTTGACCCACCACATTTGGAAAAAGCAGGCGAAAAATCTTGGCTCGCAAAGAAATACGGCGTGTTGGGCAATGACTGGCGCGAGGATTTACGCAAAGGATTTGCCGAGTGTTTCCGAGTGTTACGGCCCGAAGGTATGCTGATTTTTAAATGGAACGAAAACCAAATCCCTGTGAAAGATATTTTGGCTCTGACAGATGTGGAGCCGCTTATCGGACACGTCAGCATGAAGCATAAGCAAAACCAAACGCAGACGCATTGGATAACGTTTTTTAAGGAGGAAATGTGA
- a CDS encoding Mu transposase C-terminal domain-containing protein produces the protein MSYISLKELENLKIQGIPSTVRGLSKLAKKSNWDFRERAGRGGGFEYLIDSLPPEIRTAIQQKKADELLAESEKLAETLPVQAAKLPGKRQNTQLGLPIDEVVGGLTEKQRQCAHARISIVAEVLKMHRVGGLKISHAQAYVLEQLEQGRLPKHLMDLLPLANARSGGEAKLSMRSLKEWTLAYREAATPNERLMALAPKATRRIVPLSEYRWLPHFIRFHNVPSAPKLAHSYGLFADWWEKHMPINEMPTESQVRRVWEKLPMIMQERGRRTGAAYKALMPYVKRDWGALKPNDVWIGDGHSFKAKVAHPVHGRPFKPEVTVILDGCTRMVMGFSVSLAESCVAVCDALRIGVKHFGVPLMYYSDNGGGQTAKTIDHEITGIAARLSIHHETGLPGNPQGRGIIERWWKDNLIRIARNYDTFTGEGMDSSTKNLTYRKLESAFNALEQGKELTAEQQKWAAKLPSWKQFIADVMACIDDYNNRPHSELPKMADGSHYTPKQYRDARMISDGLTPDFLAAEEEETLFRPQEIRKVQRGWLDLFNNQYFSVDLAEYHKDEVRVAYDLDDAQSVLVYDMAGKFLCKAKLDGNKRPAMPVARRDQLAENRRKGKVKRAENVIRLANAEANPALEQAATWDELGSMGMKPDVIEAEYAVLPKTGTDDFVLFEADK, from the coding sequence ATGAGCTACATAAGCCTGAAAGAATTAGAAAACTTAAAAATACAAGGTATTCCGAGTACTGTTAGAGGATTGTCAAAACTTGCTAAAAAGTCCAATTGGGACTTTAGAGAAAGAGCCGGTCGCGGAGGTGGTTTTGAATACCTAATCGACAGTTTACCCCCCGAAATCCGAACCGCCATCCAACAGAAAAAAGCCGACGAGCTGCTGGCGGAAAGCGAAAAACTGGCCGAAACGCTACCTGTGCAGGCGGCGAAACTGCCGGGCAAACGCCAAAACACGCAGCTTGGATTGCCGATTGACGAAGTGGTTGGCGGCTTAACGGAAAAACAGCGGCAATGTGCTCATGCGCGGATATCGATTGTGGCGGAGGTGCTGAAAATGCACCGCGTGGGCGGCTTGAAAATAAGCCATGCGCAGGCTTATGTGCTGGAACAGTTGGAACAAGGCAGATTGCCCAAGCATTTGATGGATCTGCTGCCCTTGGCCAATGCGCGCAGCGGTGGCGAAGCGAAGCTCTCCATGCGCTCTTTAAAAGAATGGACTTTGGCCTACCGCGAGGCGGCCACGCCGAACGAGCGGCTGATGGCTCTGGCTCCGAAGGCGACGCGCCGGATTGTGCCGCTGTCGGAATACCGTTGGTTGCCGCATTTTATCCGCTTTCACAATGTGCCGAGCGCGCCGAAATTGGCACACAGCTATGGGTTGTTTGCGGATTGGTGGGAAAAGCATATGCCGATTAATGAAATGCCAACTGAGAGCCAAGTGCGACGTGTTTGGGAGAAACTGCCGATGATTATGCAGGAACGGGGCCGCAGAACCGGCGCGGCATATAAGGCGTTGATGCCTTATGTGAAGCGTGATTGGGGGGCGTTGAAGCCGAACGATGTTTGGATCGGCGACGGCCACAGCTTTAAGGCGAAGGTGGCACACCCTGTACACGGTAGGCCGTTTAAGCCGGAAGTGACGGTGATTTTGGACGGTTGCACGCGGATGGTGATGGGGTTTTCGGTCAGTTTGGCGGAGAGCTGCGTGGCGGTGTGTGATGCGCTGCGGATTGGGGTCAAGCATTTTGGCGTGCCGCTGATGTATTACTCGGATAACGGCGGCGGCCAAACGGCCAAGACCATCGATCACGAGATTACGGGTATCGCTGCGCGGCTGAGTATCCATCATGAGACGGGTTTGCCGGGCAATCCGCAGGGGCGCGGCATCATTGAACGCTGGTGGAAAGACAATTTAATCCGCATTGCCCGAAATTACGACACGTTTACCGGCGAAGGGATGGACAGCAGCACGAAAAACCTGACCTACCGCAAACTGGAAAGCGCGTTTAACGCGCTGGAACAGGGCAAAGAGCTGACGGCTGAACAGCAGAAATGGGCGGCTAAGCTGCCGAGCTGGAAACAGTTTATCGCTGATGTGATGGCCTGTATCGACGATTACAACAACCGCCCCCACAGCGAGCTGCCGAAAATGGCAGACGGGTCGCACTATACGCCGAAACAATACCGTGATGCACGCATGATTTCAGACGGCCTGACCCCTGACTTTTTGGCGGCGGAAGAGGAAGAAACGCTGTTCAGACCGCAGGAAATCCGTAAGGTGCAGCGCGGCTGGCTGGATTTGTTTAACAACCAATATTTTAGCGTGGATTTGGCCGAGTACCACAAAGACGAAGTGCGTGTAGCTTATGACTTGGACGATGCTCAGAGTGTGTTGGTGTATGACATGGCCGGTAAGTTTTTATGTAAGGCTAAACTCGACGGCAACAAACGCCCTGCAATGCCGGTGGCGCGACGCGACCAACTGGCGGAAAACCGCCGCAAAGGTAAGGTCAAACGCGCGGAAAACGTAATCAGGTTGGCCAATGCGGAAGCGAATCCGGCACTTGAGCAGGCGGCAACGTGGGACGAGCTGGGCAGTATGGGTATGAAGCCGGACGTTATCGAAGCGGAATATGCGGTATTGCCGAAAACGGGAACCGATGATTTTGTTTTGTTTGAAGCAGACAAATAG
- a CDS encoding XRE family transcriptional regulator, translating to MQPNEIYQSLENHNVSARMIASALGVTNQSVSEVIRNGKGSRRIAESVAKVIQKDLEEVFPYYAIKDNRSERISKLKEVLQL from the coding sequence ATGCAACCGAATGAAATTTATCAATCTTTAGAAAATCATAACGTGTCGGCAAGGATGATTGCTTCTGCTCTAGGCGTTACTAATCAGTCTGTTTCTGAAGTAATCAGAAATGGAAAAGGAAGCCGCCGGATAGCGGAATCAGTGGCGAAAGTCATTCAAAAAGACTTAGAAGAAGTTTTCCCCTACTACGCGATAAAAGACAATCGGTCCGAAAGAATTTCAAAACTCAAGGAGGTTTTGCAGTTATGA
- a CDS encoding helix-turn-helix domain-containing protein, which translates to MERIDLALNLVEERSRLGYSRKNFAEQAGCSAESLRLYESGQVNIPADFLLAAVQLGVDIQFIFTGIHSENLNRVSEEVDRKIEENIAKTTIENQINGNVSNAVIASSGSVVNQVNTQQHVTKTIAEVKPGIEHITNEQAAKLQALVKQIVESEQITKTNPKTFRAVWSSLNAYCKVPKYNLIPLENYEKAETYLRKWLGRLGNTATSRKKDPDWRKKRYAYIKLNIKQFNLEDWLSDYLIKNFSVTSLTALSDDDLQKTYSAVASKKRKK; encoded by the coding sequence ATGGAACGTATTGATTTAGCTTTAAATTTAGTTGAAGAGAGAAGTAGATTAGGTTATTCAAGAAAGAATTTTGCAGAGCAGGCTGGTTGCAGTGCGGAAAGTCTGCGTTTGTACGAAAGCGGGCAAGTGAATATCCCTGCCGATTTTTTACTGGCAGCGGTTCAATTAGGAGTTGACATCCAATTCATATTTACAGGTATTCACTCTGAAAATCTGAATAGAGTCTCAGAAGAAGTTGATAGAAAGATTGAAGAGAATATAGCGAAAACAACCATAGAAAATCAGATAAATGGTAATGTCAGCAATGCTGTTATTGCTTCTTCAGGTTCTGTTGTAAACCAAGTAAATACGCAACAGCATGTAACCAAAACCATAGCAGAAGTGAAACCGGGTATCGAGCATATTACAAACGAGCAGGCGGCAAAATTACAAGCATTAGTAAAGCAAATTGTGGAGTCTGAACAAATCACAAAGACCAATCCCAAAACATTTAGAGCCGTTTGGTCTAGCCTGAATGCTTACTGTAAAGTTCCTAAATACAACTTAATTCCCCTAGAAAATTACGAAAAGGCCGAAACATATTTACGGAAATGGCTGGGTCGCTTAGGGAATACTGCTACATCAAGGAAGAAAGACCCTGATTGGCGTAAAAAGAGGTACGCATATATCAAGCTTAATATCAAACAATTTAACCTTGAAGATTGGCTATCGGACTATCTGATAAAGAATTTTTCAGTTACTAGTCTTACAGCACTTAGTGATGACGATTTGCAAAAAACCTACTCTGCCGTTGCTAGCAAAAAACGTAAAAAATAA
- a CDS encoding S24 family peptidase produces MSNPVDLSEFVFVPRYNIAAAAGHGAYVDSESYDYCIAFRKDYINQILSSNTEDFSVITVKGNSMEGVLNHGDLILVNHARTEPSDGLYVIQIGSDLFVKQTQRLPNKRLLVKSSNTSYDPFEIDLNDVDADIRIIGKVEWLGRTIA; encoded by the coding sequence ATGAGCAACCCGGTCGACCTATCCGAGTTCGTCTTCGTGCCACGCTACAACATCGCCGCCGCCGCAGGCCACGGTGCATATGTAGATAGCGAGAGTTACGACTACTGTATAGCATTCAGAAAAGATTATATAAATCAGATACTTTCCAGCAATACGGAAGATTTCAGCGTAATTACGGTAAAAGGCAACAGCATGGAAGGAGTCCTAAATCACGGCGACCTGATACTGGTAAACCATGCCCGAACCGAGCCGTCAGACGGCCTGTATGTGATACAGATAGGATCTGACCTGTTCGTCAAGCAAACACAACGCCTGCCCAACAAACGTCTGTTGGTCAAATCCTCCAACACCAGCTATGACCCGTTTGAGATTGACCTTAATGATGTAGATGCCGACATCCGTATTATCGGCAAGGTAGAGTGGCTTGGCCGTACCATCGCTTAA